One genomic window of Quercus robur chromosome 6, dhQueRobu3.1, whole genome shotgun sequence includes the following:
- the LOC126688813 gene encoding pleiotropic drug resistance protein 3-like isoform X2, with the protein MELTTIGKSTQSSFQPHASTLDAGGDSIIEEDEELELQWAAIERLPTFKRLRTSVFDIDHDNGSGKEFKGKRVTDVTKLGAVERHLFIEKLIKHIENDNLRLLQKLRDRIDRVNVKLPTVEVRYKNLFVDAKCEVVQGKPLPTLWNSIMSPLSVFTKVIQCNSQEAKINILKDVSGIIKPSRLTLLLGPPGCGKTTLLLALAGKLDQSLDVAGQISYNGYMLDEFIPQKTSAYISQHDLHLAEMTVRETIDFAARCQGVGSRADIMMEVSRREKEEGIVPDPDIDTYMKAISVEGQKRNLQTDYVLKILGLDICSDTMVGDALKRGISGGQKKRLTTGEMIVGPTKALFMDEISTGLDSSTTFQIVTCLQQLVHITDTTALVSLLQPAPETFDLFDEVILMAEGKIVYHGPRTHVLQFFEDCGFKCPERKGAADFLQEVISRKDQEQYWYHADLPYNYVSVDQFSQRFKASSLGQKLNDELSKPYDKSKSHNSALSFDIYSLSKWEMFKACMARELLLMKRNSFVYIFKTMQLIITAFITMTVFMRTQTTVDLIGANYFLGCLFYTIVRLMTNGVAELSLTITRLPVVYKQRSFYLYPAWAYSIPASLLKIPLSLVDSILWTVMTYYIVGYSPEVERFFFQFLLLFALHLESTSMCRFIASVFRTMVTASTCGALILVLIFLFGGFIIPRPSLPPWLRWGFWLSPMSYAEIGIALNEFLAPRWQKVSKGNMTIGMEVLTTHGLNFDGYFYWISLGALFGFTILFDIGFILALTYIKPPKISRAIISKKNFSQLRGTDDCNGSAELDNQSTLATSLQTTVETRNSGRLVLPFEPLTISFKDVQYFVDTPPEMREMGFSQKKLQLLRDITGAFRPGILTALMGVSGAGKTTLMDVLSGRKTGGTVEGDIRIGGYPKVQKTFARISGYCEQNDIHSPWITVKESVTYSAWLRLPPEIDSGTKARFVEEVIETIELDGIKDSLVGIPGQSGLSTEQRKRLTIAVELVSNPSIIFMDEPTSGLDARAAAIVMRAVKNVVSTGRTTVCTIHQPSIDIFEAFDELILMKTGGQIIYSGILGHHSSKLIEYFEGIAGVPKIKNNYNPATWMLEVTSASVEADLDIDFSRIYKDSPLHCDTIKLVRQLSEPQPGSRDLHFPTPYAQSGWVQFMACLWKQHLSYWRSPEYNLARFLFIIAAALLFGAVFWQKGKEINTEQDLFNILGSMYMAVIFLGLNNCSTVLPYVATERTVLYREKFAGMYSPNAYSFAQVIMEIPYVILQTILYVAITYPAIGFYWSAYKVFWYFYATFCSLLYFVYLGMLLVSMSTSIDVASILAAAIYTILNIFSGFLMPGPKIPKWWVWCYWICPTSWSLNGLLTSQYGDIKKEILIFGELKTVGSFLEDYYGFRPDQLGLVAFVLIAYPIIYASLLAYCIGKLNFQRR; encoded by the exons ATGGAGCTAACAACAATTGGAAAAAGCACCCAATCATCATTTCAACCCCACGCTTCAACTCTCGATGCTGGTGGAGATTCTATCATAGAGGAAGATGAGGAACTTGAGCTGCAATGGGCAGCAATTGAGAGACTACCAACATTCAAACGGCTCAGAACCTCAGTATTTGATATTGATCATGACAATGGAAGTGGAAAAGAATTTAAAGGTAAGAGAGTGACTGATGTTACCAAGCTTGGAGCAGTTGAAAGACATCTGTTTATTGAGAAGCTCATAAAGCACATTGAGAATGATAATCTCCGGTTGCTGCAGAAACTAAGAGACAGGATAGACAG AGTGAACGTAAAGTTACCTACTGTGGAGGTGAGATATAAGAATCTCTTTGTGGATGCAAAGTGCGAGGTAGTTCAAGGAAAGCCTCTTCCAACACTATGGAATTCCATCATGAGTCCCTTATCA GTTTTTACAAAGGTAATACAGTGCAATTCTCAAGAAGCCAAGATAAACATTTTAAAAGATGTCAGTGGCATCATCAAACCATCAAG GCTTACACTTCTTCTCGGTCCGCCAGGCTGTGGGAAAACAACCTTATTATTGGCTCTTGCAGGAAAGCTTGATCAATCTCTCGAC GTGGCAGGGCAAATCTCTTATAATGGCTACATGCTAGATGAGTTTATTCCACAGAAAACATCAGCTTACATAAGCCAACATGACCTGCACCTAGCTGAGATGACTGTGAGGGAAACAATCGACTTTGCAGCACGCTGCCAGGGTGTTGGAAGCAGAGCAG ATATCATGATGGAAGTAAGcagaagagagaaggaagaagggATTGTCCCTGACCCTGACATTGACACCTATATGAAG GCAATATCAGTAGAaggacaaaaaagaaatctccAAACAGACTATGTTTTAAAG ATCCTTGGACTCGATATCTGCAGTGATACAATGGTTGGAGATGCATTGAAAAGAGGCATTTCCGGTGGCCAGAAGAAAAGGTTAACTACAG GGGAGATGATTGTTGGTCCCACAAAAGCTCTTTTTATGGATGAAATATCGACTGGACTAGACAGTTCCACAACCTTTCAGATAGTTACCTGCCTTCAGCAATTGGTGCACATCACAGATACAACTGCATTAGTTTCACTTCTTCAGCCAGCTCCTGAAACATTTGATCTATTTGATGAAGTGATATTAATGGCAGAAGGGAAAATAGTATaccatggtcctcgaactcatgTACTTCAATTTTTTGAGGATTGTGGTTTCAAGTGCCCAGAAAGAAAAGGTGCTGCAGACTTCCTTCAGGAG GTTATCTCCAGGAAGGATCAAGAACAATACTGGTACCATGCTGACCTTCCATACAATTATGTTTCAGTGGATCAGTTCTCTCAAAGGTTCAAAGCTAGTTCTTTAGGACAGAAGTTAAATGATGAGCTCTCAAAACCATATGATAAATCTAAGAGCCACAATAGTGCCTTGTCATTTGATATTTACTCTTTGAGCAAATGGGAGATGTTCAAAGCTTGCATGGCCAGAGAGCTACTTCTCATGAAACGGAATTCATTTGtctatattttcaaaactatgcAG CTCATCATCACTGCATTTATTACAATGACAGTATTTATGCGTACTCAAACAACTGTCGACTTGATCGGTGCCAATTATTTTTTGGGCTGTCTATTTTATACAATTGTAAGACTCATGACTAATGGAGTTGCGGAGTTGTCCTTGACAATCACTAGACTTCCAGTGGTTTACAAGCAAAGATCATTCTATCTGTATCCGGCATGGGCATATTCTATTCCAGCATCTCTCCTAAAGATTCCACTTTCTTTGGTTGATTCAATACTTTGGACAGTAATGACTTACTATATTGTTGGGTATAGCCCTGAGGTAGAAAG GTTCTTCTTCCAGTTCCTTTTGCTGTTTGCTCTACATCTAGAATCAACGTCCATGTGTCGTTTCATTGCCTCAGTTTTCCGGACTATGGTTACTGCATCAACTTGTGGTGCTTTGATCTTAGTATTAATCTTTTTGTTTGGAGGCTTCATTATTCCTCGAC CCTCTTTACCACCTTGGTTGAGATGGGGTTTCTGGCTTTCTCCCATGAGTTATGCGGAAATAGGTATAGCACTGAATGAATTTCTTGCTCCACGATGGCAAAAG gtttcgaAAGGAAACATGACCATAGGAATGGAGGTTCTAACTACTCatggtttgaactttgatggcTATTTCTATTGGATATCATTGGGAGCTTTGTTCGGGTTCACAATACTTTTCGATATTGGATTTATCTTAGCCTTAACTTACATAAAGC CTCCAAAGATTTCTCGAGctattatttcaaaaaaaaatttctctcagCTACGAGGAACAGATGATTGTAATGGAAGCGCAGAGCTGGATAACCAATCAACTCTAGCTACTTCTCTGCAAACTACTGTAGAAACAAGAAATTCTG GGAGGCTGGTCCTGCCATTTGAGCCCTTGACAATATCATTTAAAGATGTGCAATACTTTGTTGATACCCCTCCG GAAATGAGAGAGATGGGTTTCAGTCAGAAAAAGCTTCAGTTGCTTCGTGATATTACAGGAGCATTTAGGCCAGGAATTCTTACAGCACTTATGGGCGTAAGTGGAGCTGGAAAAACAACTCTCATGGACGTCCTCTCTGGGAGGAAAACTGGAGGTACTGTTGAAGGAGATATAAGAATAGGAGGGTATCCCAAGGTCCAGAAGACATTTGCAAGAATATCAGGTTACTGTGAGCAGAATGATATACATTCTCCATGGATTACTGTAAAAGAATCAGTGACATACTCGGCTTGGTTGCGATTGCCACCTGAGATTGATTCAGGCACAAAAGCT AGATTTGTAGAAGaagttattgaaacaattgAACTTGATGGTATCAAAGATTCGTTAGTTGGAATTCCAGGCCAAAGTGGCCTATCTACTGAACAACGTAAAAGGCTGACAATTGCagtggagcttgtttcaaatCCATCAATAATATTTATGGATGAACCTACATCGGGTTTAGATGCGAGAGCAGCTGCAATTGTCATGCGTGCAGTGAAGAATGTAGTATCCACAGGAAGGACAACGGTTTGCACCATCCACCAACCAAGCATTGACATATTCGAGGCTTTCGATGAG TTGATTCTAATGAAAACTGGAGGACAGATCATTTATTCTGGAATTCTAGGTCATCATTCAAGTAAACTTATTGAATATTTTGAG GGTATTGCTGGTGTGCcaaagatcaaaaataattataatccaGCAACATGGATGTTAGAAGTTACTTCTGCTTCAGTAGAAGCAGATCTTGATATAGATTTTTCCAGAATTTATAAGGATTCACCTCTGCATTG TGACACCATCAAGTTGGTAAGACAGTTGAGTGAGCCGCAGCCAGGTTCAAGAGACTTGCACTTTCCCACTCCTTATGCACAAAGTGGTTGGGTGCAGTTTATGGCATGCCTATGGAAACAACACTTATCTTATTGGAGAAGTCCTGAATACAACTTGGCACGTTTCCTATTTATAATTGCTGCAGCACTGTTGTTTGGGGCAGTCTTTTGGCAGAAAGGAAAGGAGAT AAACACTGAGCAGGATTTGTTCAACATCCTTGGATCAATGTATATGGCTGTAATATTCTTGGGCTTAAACAACTGTTCAACAGTTCTTCCATATGTGGCAACTGAGCGCACTGTTCTGTACCGGGAAAAATTCGCAGGAATGTACTCCCCAAATGCCTACTCATTTGCACAG GTGATCATGGAAATACCTTATGTAATTTTGCAAACAATTTTGTATGTGGCCATTACATATCCAGCAATAGGATTCTACTGGTCAGCTTACAAGGTCTTTTGGTACTTCTATGCCACATTCTGTTCTCTTCTCTACTTTGTATATTTAGGGATGCTGCTAGTTTCAATGAGCACAAGTATCGATGTAGCTTCCATACTGGCAGCTGCAATCTACACCATATTGAACATTTTCTCAGGCTTCCTTATGCCAGGACCG
- the LOC126688813 gene encoding pleiotropic drug resistance protein 3-like isoform X1: protein MELTTIGKSTQSSFQPHASTLDAGGDSIIEEDEELELQWAAIERLPTFKRLRTSVFDIDHDNGSGKEFKGKRVTDVTKLGAVERHLFIEKLIKHIENDNLRLLQKLRDRIDRVNVKLPTVEVRYKNLFVDAKCEVVQGKPLPTLWNSIMSPLSVFTKVIQCNSQEAKINILKDVSGIIKPSRLTLLLGPPGCGKTTLLLALAGKLDQSLDVAGQISYNGYMLDEFIPQKTSAYISQHDLHLAEMTVRETIDFAARCQGVGSRADIMMEVSRREKEEGIVPDPDIDTYMKAISVEGQKRNLQTDYVLKILGLDICSDTMVGDALKRGISGGQKKRLTTGEMIVGPTKALFMDEISTGLDSSTTFQIVTCLQQLVHITDTTALVSLLQPAPETFDLFDEVILMAEGKIVYHGPRTHVLQFFEDCGFKCPERKGAADFLQEVISRKDQEQYWYHADLPYNYVSVDQFSQRFKASSLGQKLNDELSKPYDKSKSHNSALSFDIYSLSKWEMFKACMARELLLMKRNSFVYIFKTMQLIITAFITMTVFMRTQTTVDLIGANYFLGCLFYTIVRLMTNGVAELSLTITRLPVVYKQRSFYLYPAWAYSIPASLLKIPLSLVDSILWTVMTYYIVGYSPEVERFFFQFLLLFALHLESTSMCRFIASVFRTMVTASTCGALILVLIFLFGGFIIPRPSLPPWLRWGFWLSPMSYAEIGIALNEFLAPRWQKVSKGNMTIGMEVLTTHGLNFDGYFYWISLGALFGFTILFDIGFILALTYIKPPKISRAIISKKNFSQLRGTDDCNGSAELDNQSTLATSLQTTVETRNSGRLVLPFEPLTISFKDVQYFVDTPPEMREMGFSQKKLQLLRDITGAFRPGILTALMGVSGAGKTTLMDVLSGRKTGGTVEGDIRIGGYPKVQKTFARISGYCEQNDIHSPWITVKESVTYSAWLRLPPEIDSGTKARFVEEVIETIELDGIKDSLVGIPGQSGLSTEQRKRLTIAVELVSNPSIIFMDEPTSGLDARAAAIVMRAVKNVVSTGRTTVCTIHQPSIDIFEAFDELILMKTGGQIIYSGILGHHSSKLIEYFEGIAGVPKIKNNYNPATWMLEVTSASVEADLDIDFSRIYKDSPLHCDTIKLVRQLSEPQPGSRDLHFPTPYAQSGWVQFMACLWKQHLSYWRSPEYNLARFLFIIAAALLFGAVFWQKGKEINTEQDLFNILGSMYMAVIFLGLNNCSTVLPYVATERTVLYREKFAGMYSPNAYSFAQVIMEIPYVILQTILYVAITYPAIGFYWSAYKVFWYFYATFCSLLYFVYLGMLLVSMSTSIDVASILAAAIYTILNIFSGFLMPGPKIPKWWVWCYWICPTSWSLNGLLTSQYGDIKKEILIFGELKTVGSFLEDYYGFRPDQLGLVAFVLIAYPIIYASLFAYCIGKLNFQRR, encoded by the exons ATGGAGCTAACAACAATTGGAAAAAGCACCCAATCATCATTTCAACCCCACGCTTCAACTCTCGATGCTGGTGGAGATTCTATCATAGAGGAAGATGAGGAACTTGAGCTGCAATGGGCAGCAATTGAGAGACTACCAACATTCAAACGGCTCAGAACCTCAGTATTTGATATTGATCATGACAATGGAAGTGGAAAAGAATTTAAAGGTAAGAGAGTGACTGATGTTACCAAGCTTGGAGCAGTTGAAAGACATCTGTTTATTGAGAAGCTCATAAAGCACATTGAGAATGATAATCTCCGGTTGCTGCAGAAACTAAGAGACAGGATAGACAG AGTGAACGTAAAGTTACCTACTGTGGAGGTGAGATATAAGAATCTCTTTGTGGATGCAAAGTGCGAGGTAGTTCAAGGAAAGCCTCTTCCAACACTATGGAATTCCATCATGAGTCCCTTATCA GTTTTTACAAAGGTAATACAGTGCAATTCTCAAGAAGCCAAGATAAACATTTTAAAAGATGTCAGTGGCATCATCAAACCATCAAG GCTTACACTTCTTCTCGGTCCGCCAGGCTGTGGGAAAACAACCTTATTATTGGCTCTTGCAGGAAAGCTTGATCAATCTCTCGAC GTGGCAGGGCAAATCTCTTATAATGGCTACATGCTAGATGAGTTTATTCCACAGAAAACATCAGCTTACATAAGCCAACATGACCTGCACCTAGCTGAGATGACTGTGAGGGAAACAATCGACTTTGCAGCACGCTGCCAGGGTGTTGGAAGCAGAGCAG ATATCATGATGGAAGTAAGcagaagagagaaggaagaagggATTGTCCCTGACCCTGACATTGACACCTATATGAAG GCAATATCAGTAGAaggacaaaaaagaaatctccAAACAGACTATGTTTTAAAG ATCCTTGGACTCGATATCTGCAGTGATACAATGGTTGGAGATGCATTGAAAAGAGGCATTTCCGGTGGCCAGAAGAAAAGGTTAACTACAG GGGAGATGATTGTTGGTCCCACAAAAGCTCTTTTTATGGATGAAATATCGACTGGACTAGACAGTTCCACAACCTTTCAGATAGTTACCTGCCTTCAGCAATTGGTGCACATCACAGATACAACTGCATTAGTTTCACTTCTTCAGCCAGCTCCTGAAACATTTGATCTATTTGATGAAGTGATATTAATGGCAGAAGGGAAAATAGTATaccatggtcctcgaactcatgTACTTCAATTTTTTGAGGATTGTGGTTTCAAGTGCCCAGAAAGAAAAGGTGCTGCAGACTTCCTTCAGGAG GTTATCTCCAGGAAGGATCAAGAACAATACTGGTACCATGCTGACCTTCCATACAATTATGTTTCAGTGGATCAGTTCTCTCAAAGGTTCAAAGCTAGTTCTTTAGGACAGAAGTTAAATGATGAGCTCTCAAAACCATATGATAAATCTAAGAGCCACAATAGTGCCTTGTCATTTGATATTTACTCTTTGAGCAAATGGGAGATGTTCAAAGCTTGCATGGCCAGAGAGCTACTTCTCATGAAACGGAATTCATTTGtctatattttcaaaactatgcAG CTCATCATCACTGCATTTATTACAATGACAGTATTTATGCGTACTCAAACAACTGTCGACTTGATCGGTGCCAATTATTTTTTGGGCTGTCTATTTTATACAATTGTAAGACTCATGACTAATGGAGTTGCGGAGTTGTCCTTGACAATCACTAGACTTCCAGTGGTTTACAAGCAAAGATCATTCTATCTGTATCCGGCATGGGCATATTCTATTCCAGCATCTCTCCTAAAGATTCCACTTTCTTTGGTTGATTCAATACTTTGGACAGTAATGACTTACTATATTGTTGGGTATAGCCCTGAGGTAGAAAG GTTCTTCTTCCAGTTCCTTTTGCTGTTTGCTCTACATCTAGAATCAACGTCCATGTGTCGTTTCATTGCCTCAGTTTTCCGGACTATGGTTACTGCATCAACTTGTGGTGCTTTGATCTTAGTATTAATCTTTTTGTTTGGAGGCTTCATTATTCCTCGAC CCTCTTTACCACCTTGGTTGAGATGGGGTTTCTGGCTTTCTCCCATGAGTTATGCGGAAATAGGTATAGCACTGAATGAATTTCTTGCTCCACGATGGCAAAAG gtttcgaAAGGAAACATGACCATAGGAATGGAGGTTCTAACTACTCatggtttgaactttgatggcTATTTCTATTGGATATCATTGGGAGCTTTGTTCGGGTTCACAATACTTTTCGATATTGGATTTATCTTAGCCTTAACTTACATAAAGC CTCCAAAGATTTCTCGAGctattatttcaaaaaaaaatttctctcagCTACGAGGAACAGATGATTGTAATGGAAGCGCAGAGCTGGATAACCAATCAACTCTAGCTACTTCTCTGCAAACTACTGTAGAAACAAGAAATTCTG GGAGGCTGGTCCTGCCATTTGAGCCCTTGACAATATCATTTAAAGATGTGCAATACTTTGTTGATACCCCTCCG GAAATGAGAGAGATGGGTTTCAGTCAGAAAAAGCTTCAGTTGCTTCGTGATATTACAGGAGCATTTAGGCCAGGAATTCTTACAGCACTTATGGGCGTAAGTGGAGCTGGAAAAACAACTCTCATGGACGTCCTCTCTGGGAGGAAAACTGGAGGTACTGTTGAAGGAGATATAAGAATAGGAGGGTATCCCAAGGTCCAGAAGACATTTGCAAGAATATCAGGTTACTGTGAGCAGAATGATATACATTCTCCATGGATTACTGTAAAAGAATCAGTGACATACTCGGCTTGGTTGCGATTGCCACCTGAGATTGATTCAGGCACAAAAGCT AGATTTGTAGAAGaagttattgaaacaattgAACTTGATGGTATCAAAGATTCGTTAGTTGGAATTCCAGGCCAAAGTGGCCTATCTACTGAACAACGTAAAAGGCTGACAATTGCagtggagcttgtttcaaatCCATCAATAATATTTATGGATGAACCTACATCGGGTTTAGATGCGAGAGCAGCTGCAATTGTCATGCGTGCAGTGAAGAATGTAGTATCCACAGGAAGGACAACGGTTTGCACCATCCACCAACCAAGCATTGACATATTCGAGGCTTTCGATGAG TTGATTCTAATGAAAACTGGAGGACAGATCATTTATTCTGGAATTCTAGGTCATCATTCAAGTAAACTTATTGAATATTTTGAG GGTATTGCTGGTGTGCcaaagatcaaaaataattataatccaGCAACATGGATGTTAGAAGTTACTTCTGCTTCAGTAGAAGCAGATCTTGATATAGATTTTTCCAGAATTTATAAGGATTCACCTCTGCATTG TGACACCATCAAGTTGGTAAGACAGTTGAGTGAGCCGCAGCCAGGTTCAAGAGACTTGCACTTTCCCACTCCTTATGCACAAAGTGGTTGGGTGCAGTTTATGGCATGCCTATGGAAACAACACTTATCTTATTGGAGAAGTCCTGAATACAACTTGGCACGTTTCCTATTTATAATTGCTGCAGCACTGTTGTTTGGGGCAGTCTTTTGGCAGAAAGGAAAGGAGAT AAACACTGAGCAGGATTTGTTCAACATCCTTGGATCAATGTATATGGCTGTAATATTCTTGGGCTTAAACAACTGTTCAACAGTTCTTCCATATGTGGCAACTGAGCGCACTGTTCTGTACCGGGAAAAATTCGCAGGAATGTACTCCCCAAATGCCTACTCATTTGCACAG GTGATCATGGAAATACCTTATGTAATTTTGCAAACAATTTTGTATGTGGCCATTACATATCCAGCAATAGGATTCTACTGGTCAGCTTACAAGGTCTTTTGGTACTTCTATGCCACATTCTGTTCTCTTCTCTACTTTGTATATTTAGGGATGCTGCTAGTTTCAATGAGCACAAGTATCGATGTAGCTTCCATACTGGCAGCTGCAATCTACACCATATTGAACATTTTCTCAGGCTTCCTTATGCCAGGACCG AAAATTCCTAAGTGGTGGGTCTGGTGCTATTGGATCTGCCCTACATCTTGGTCCCTAAATGGCCTGCTGACTTCACAATATGGAGATATAAAGAAGGAGATACTAATCTTTGGGGAGCTCAAGACAGTTGGTTCCTTTCTTGAAGATTATTATGGCTTTCGACCTGATCAATTGGGCCTTGTGGCCTTTGTGCTCATTGCTTATCCAATTATTTACGCTTCCCTGTTTGCCTATTGCATAGGGAAACTAAATTTCCAACGGAGGTAG